The window GGAGGTGGGTTACATTTGTGGTTGGTGGCGTGCCCGCGAGGGGCGGGCGGCCCGAGATTCGAGGAGGCACAGCATGAAGGTAGGCATCAACGGCTTCGGCCGCATCGGGCGTTTGGTGTTCCGCAACCTGGTCGAGCGCGGCGTGGAGGTCGTGGCGATCAACGACCTGACCGACAACAAGACGCTGGCGACCCTGCTGAAGTACGACTCGACCGCCGGGCGCTTTCCCGGCACCGTTTCGTTCGACGAGGAGGCCCTGACGGTCAACGGGCAGCGCATCGCGGCCCTCGCCGAGCGGGACCCCGCCGCGATCCCCTGGGGCCAGCTCGGCGCCGACATCGTGATCGAGTCCACCGGCATCTTCACCGACCGCGAGGGGGCGAGCAAGCACCTCCAGGGCGGCGCGAAGAAGGTCATCATCACCGCGCCCGCCAAGAACGAGGATTTCGCCGTCGTGCTGGGCGTGAACGAGGACCAGTACGACCCCGCGAACCACAACATCATCTCCAACGCGAGCTGCACCACGAACAGCCTGGGCGCCCCGATGAAGGTGCTGGACGAGGCCTTCGGCATCGAGAAGGCAATCATGACGACCGTTCACTC is drawn from Deinococcus aerius and contains these coding sequences:
- the gap gene encoding type I glyceraldehyde-3-phosphate dehydrogenase; this encodes MKVGINGFGRIGRLVFRNLVERGVEVVAINDLTDNKTLATLLKYDSTAGRFPGTVSFDEEALTVNGQRIAALAERDPAAIPWGQLGADIVIESTGIFTDREGASKHLQGGAKKVIITAPAKNEDFAVVLGVNEDQYDPANHNIISNASCTTNSLGAPMKVLDEAFGIEKAIMTTVHSYTNDQRVLDLPHKDLRRARAAAVNIIPTSTGAAKAVSQVYPKLKGKFDGTSLRVPTPVGSISDVVVILGRDVTAQEVNDVFRQAAEGKYKNIIRYTEDPIVLQDIVGDPHSAIIDGGLTMAMGNLVKFFSWYDNEWGYSNRIADLVELVQEKGA